The following proteins are co-located in the Callithrix jacchus isolate 240 chromosome 10, calJac240_pri, whole genome shotgun sequence genome:
- the LOC100400317 gene encoding olfactory receptor 4A5-like, producing MRQNKSITEFVLLGFSQDPDVQKALFVMFLLTYFMTMVGNLLIVVTITASPSLGSPMYFFLACLSFIDAAYSTIISPKLTVDLLCDKKTISLPACMGQLFIDHLFGGAEIFLLVVMAYDRYVALCKPLHYLTIMNTQVCILLLVLAVTGGFVHSVFQIVVVYSLPFCGPNVIDHFVCDMYPLLKLACTDTYFIGLTVVFNGGAICMIIFTLLLISYGAILNSLKTYSQEGRRKALSTCSSHITVVVLFFVPCIFIYVRPVSNFPIDKFITVFYTVITPMLNPLIYTLRNSEMRNALEKLLCKS from the coding sequence atgagacagaATAAGAGTATTACAGAATTTGTCCTCCTGGGCTTCTCTCAGGATCCTGATGTGCAAAAAGCATTATTTGTCATGTTTTTACTCACATACTTCATGACAATGGTGGGGAACCTGCTCATTGTGGTGACTATTACTGCCAGCCCTTCCTTAGGTTCCCCAATGTACTTCTTCCTTGCCTGCCTGTCATTTATAGATGCTGCATATTCCACTATCATTTCTCCCAAATTGACTGTGGACTTACTCTGTGACAAAAAGACTATTTCCCTCCCAGCTTGCATGGGCCAGCTATTTATAGACCACTTATTTGGTGGTGCTGAGATCTTCCTCCTGGTGGTGATGGCCTATGATCGCTATGTGGCCCTCTGTAAGCCCCTGCACTATTTGACCATCATGAATACACAGGTTTGCATCCTTCTGTTGGTGTTGGCCGTGactggaggttttgttcattctgtGTTTCAAATTGTTGTTGTGTACAGTCTCCCTTTCTGTGGCCCCAATGTGATTGACCACTTTGTCTGTGACATGTACCCGTTATTGAAACTGGCATGCACTGACACCTACTTTATAggcctcactgtggttttcaatGGTGGAGCAATCTGTATGATCATCTTTACCCTTCTTCTAATCTCCTATGGAGCCATCCTAAACTCCCTTAAAACTTACAGTCAGGAAGGGAGGCGTAAAGCCCTGTCTACCTGCAGCTCCCACATCACCGTGGTGGTCCTGTTTTTTGTTCCCTGTATTTTCATATATGTTAGACCAGTTTCAAACTTTCCTATTGATAAATTTATAACTGTGTTTTATACAGTTATCACACCCATGTTGAATCCCTTAATATACACATTGAGAAATTCAGAGATGAGAAATGCTTTAGAAAAACTCTTGTGTAAAAGCTAA